The following proteins are encoded in a genomic region of Methylobacterium tardum:
- a CDS encoding UvrD-helicase domain-containing protein gives MTVHDRALADAGQRALAIARHDRSMLAEAGAGSGKTAVLSGRIAMMLASGVPPREIAAVTFTELAASELLERIGDVVHRLLAGEVPEELRCVLPHGLTREQEGSPAAAQGRIDELVCTTIHGFCQRLVKPYPVEADMDPGARVADDAEADGLFRDILDGWLRETLAGGRCLVAEMFLADPVAAEKAVERVAGCLRAGRAVGPPPPVPSSRLAEGFAESVAAYAAFVAASPAEAETAAAAAAFGAMASRTPAHGPVGDAELLGVLTAKPDPALCTSKGAFAAYKGGKGKWQAAVRSAGLPKVEADRLHAAAKTLHGDCCAAWDGMRASAASELLAVLVPRVRTVLDRYRERKRAGGLLDFDDLAEAAVRLLRDHEPVRQALGRRHRHVLVDEFQDTDPQQAMLFWLLCGERPEGAPADDWTARVLRPGALFLVGDPKQAIYRFRGADVSTYVRARERILARSPDDVVPISTNFRSCRSILAFVRPVLPGHPGRTRPARVRPLAAFHEDHDRGPCVAALDVPGPADGTKRKAGALRDAEAEAVAELCARLIGTQLVTCKTHGTRPLRPGDIALLAPSGSDLWRYEEALEARGVPVSTQAGKGFFRRQEVQDLIALTRVLADPRDTLALGAFLRGPTVGLTDEELLDLVHGLPRDPDRPDAVPPLRLGIDVAAVAHPVARPVLERLQALARQALGTTPYDILSRAVDAVMLRPVLGRRHDGHAERALANVDLYLEMSRPYAVRGLRAFARAMQAAWDGRTRAVEGRPDAQAEAVSLFTMHASKGLEWPVVIPINTSTLTIPASGALVDRASNCLYCPVFGVRPAGYDAVLAAEDREVGNERVRLWYVAATRARETLVIPRFPDPAHDDAWASVVGLGLDRLAAIDMDRLPVPGARTGPAGRNAQTRESFAEEAARVAGHRRLRWVVPSRHEGDEAAPGGALDIEAPDIEAPVAPPGLAAAVRGSRDRGLILHKLIEELLTGETDEGGDLALRASQLAMQLAVRDVDPDEVAACAARALAVPAIAALRARLVPELPVYALEERDGEDHATAGIVDAMAYDESGRPEVVVDWKSDVAPTESAVEGYRGQVRRYMAATGAGIGLIVFATDGRVVSVAPPAGPWPGPYVRRAAPRLRRHSPAAHDPPRRLTSGAGSGAGPACAAGRRSGRPRRTRRPSPRPRPARRTRIAMARYGVTSSTTSTPTGATPLAAGRRVPASRLRRANRPPRGTGSSWPGRDNPRG, from the coding sequence ATGACCGTGCACGACAGGGCCTTGGCGGACGCGGGGCAGCGCGCCCTGGCCATCGCGCGGCACGACCGCTCCATGCTCGCCGAGGCCGGCGCCGGCTCCGGGAAGACGGCGGTCCTCTCCGGCCGGATCGCCATGATGCTGGCGTCCGGCGTCCCGCCGCGCGAGATCGCGGCGGTGACGTTCACGGAGCTCGCCGCGAGCGAGCTGCTGGAGCGGATCGGCGACGTCGTCCACCGCCTCCTCGCCGGGGAGGTCCCCGAGGAGTTGCGCTGCGTCCTGCCGCATGGCCTGACGCGGGAGCAGGAGGGGAGCCCGGCCGCCGCGCAGGGCCGGATCGACGAACTGGTGTGCACGACCATCCACGGGTTCTGCCAGCGGCTCGTGAAGCCGTACCCGGTCGAGGCCGACATGGACCCCGGGGCGCGCGTCGCCGACGACGCCGAGGCCGACGGCCTGTTCCGCGACATCCTGGACGGCTGGCTGCGCGAGACGCTCGCGGGCGGCCGATGCCTCGTGGCGGAGATGTTCCTCGCGGATCCCGTCGCCGCCGAGAAGGCGGTAGAGCGCGTCGCCGGCTGCCTGCGCGCGGGCCGCGCCGTGGGCCCGCCGCCCCCGGTGCCGTCGTCCCGCCTCGCCGAAGGCTTCGCCGAAAGCGTCGCGGCCTACGCCGCCTTCGTCGCGGCGTCGCCCGCCGAGGCCGAGACCGCGGCCGCCGCCGCGGCCTTCGGCGCGATGGCGTCCCGGACGCCGGCGCACGGCCCGGTCGGGGACGCGGAGCTCCTGGGCGTCCTGACGGCGAAGCCCGACCCGGCGCTCTGCACGTCGAAGGGCGCGTTCGCGGCCTACAAGGGCGGGAAGGGCAAGTGGCAGGCCGCGGTCCGGAGCGCCGGGCTCCCGAAGGTCGAGGCGGACAGGCTCCATGCCGCGGCCAAGACGCTGCACGGGGATTGCTGCGCCGCGTGGGACGGCATGCGGGCGTCCGCGGCGAGCGAGCTCCTGGCCGTGCTCGTGCCCCGGGTCCGGACGGTCCTCGACCGCTACCGGGAGCGCAAGCGGGCCGGCGGCCTGCTCGACTTCGACGACCTCGCCGAGGCCGCGGTGCGCCTGCTCCGGGACCACGAGCCGGTCCGGCAGGCGCTGGGGCGGCGGCACCGGCACGTGCTGGTGGACGAGTTCCAGGACACCGACCCGCAGCAGGCGATGCTGTTCTGGCTGCTGTGCGGGGAACGGCCGGAGGGGGCGCCCGCCGACGACTGGACGGCGCGCGTGCTGCGGCCCGGCGCCCTGTTCCTCGTCGGCGACCCGAAGCAGGCGATCTACCGCTTCCGCGGCGCCGACGTCTCGACCTACGTCCGCGCCCGCGAGCGGATCCTGGCCCGCTCGCCCGACGACGTCGTGCCGATCTCCACGAACTTCCGGTCCTGCCGGTCGATCCTCGCGTTCGTCCGACCGGTGCTTCCAGGACATCCTGGCCGGACCCGGCCAGCCCGGGTTCGCCCCCTCGCGGCGTTCCACGAGGACCACGACCGCGGCCCCTGCGTCGCCGCCCTCGACGTGCCCGGCCCGGCGGACGGGACCAAGCGCAAGGCGGGCGCCCTGCGGGACGCCGAGGCGGAGGCGGTCGCCGAACTCTGCGCCCGCCTGATCGGGACGCAGCTGGTCACGTGCAAGACCCACGGCACGCGGCCCCTCCGGCCCGGCGACATCGCCCTGCTGGCGCCGAGCGGGAGCGACCTGTGGCGCTACGAGGAGGCGCTGGAGGCCCGGGGCGTCCCCGTGTCGACGCAGGCCGGCAAGGGCTTCTTCCGTCGCCAGGAGGTCCAGGACCTCATCGCCCTGACCCGCGTCCTCGCCGACCCGCGCGACACCCTGGCGCTCGGCGCGTTCCTGCGCGGGCCGACCGTAGGCCTGACCGACGAGGAACTGCTGGACCTGGTCCACGGCCTGCCGCGCGACCCGGACCGGCCGGACGCCGTGCCGCCCCTGCGCCTCGGGATCGACGTGGCCGCCGTCGCGCACCCGGTCGCGCGCCCCGTCCTCGAACGCCTCCAGGCGTTGGCGCGGCAGGCGCTGGGGACCACGCCGTACGACATCCTCAGCCGGGCGGTCGACGCCGTCATGCTGAGGCCGGTCCTGGGCCGGCGTCACGACGGCCACGCCGAGCGCGCCCTGGCCAACGTCGACCTGTACCTTGAGATGTCCCGCCCGTACGCCGTGCGCGGACTGCGCGCGTTCGCCCGCGCGATGCAGGCCGCCTGGGACGGCCGGACCCGCGCGGTCGAGGGGCGTCCGGACGCCCAGGCCGAGGCCGTCTCCCTGTTCACCATGCACGCGTCGAAGGGCCTCGAATGGCCCGTGGTCATCCCGATCAACACCTCGACGCTCACGATCCCGGCGAGCGGCGCCTTGGTCGACCGCGCCTCGAACTGCCTCTACTGCCCGGTCTTCGGGGTGCGGCCGGCCGGCTACGACGCCGTCCTGGCCGCCGAGGACCGCGAGGTCGGGAACGAGCGCGTGCGGCTCTGGTACGTGGCCGCGACCCGCGCGCGCGAGACCCTGGTGATCCCGCGGTTCCCCGACCCGGCCCACGACGACGCCTGGGCCTCGGTCGTCGGCCTGGGGCTGGACCGGCTGGCCGCCATCGACATGGACCGGCTTCCGGTCCCGGGCGCGAGGACCGGTCCCGCGGGTCGCAACGCCCAGACGCGCGAGAGTTTCGCGGAGGAGGCCGCGCGGGTGGCAGGCCACCGCCGGTTGAGATGGGTCGTGCCGAGCCGCCACGAGGGCGACGAGGCCGCGCCCGGCGGGGCCCTCGACATCGAGGCGCCCGACATCGAGGCGCCCGTCGCGCCGCCCGGCCTCGCGGCGGCCGTCCGCGGGAGCCGCGATCGCGGGCTGATCCTGCACAAGCTCATCGAGGAGCTGCTGACCGGCGAGACCGACGAGGGCGGCGATCTCGCGCTCCGCGCTTCCCAGCTCGCGATGCAGCTCGCCGTCCGGGACGTGGACCCCGACGAGGTGGCGGCCTGCGCGGCCCGGGCCTTGGCCGTGCCCGCCATCGCGGCCCTGCGCGCACGCCTCGTGCCGGAGCTGCCGGTGTACGCCTTGGAGGAACGCGACGGCGAGGACCACGCGACGGCCGGCATCGTCGACGCGATGGCCTACGACGAGTCCGGGCGGCCGGAGGTCGTCGTGGACTGGAAGAGCGACGTCGCGCCGACGGAGTCCGCGGTCGAGGGGTACCGGGGCCAAGTCCGGCGCTACATGGCCGCGACGGGCGCCGGCATCGGCCTGATCGTGTTTGCCACGGACGGGCGGGTCGTTTCGGTAGCTCCCCCGGCGGGGCCCTGGCCGGGGCCGTACGTGAGGCGTGCCGCACCGAGGCTCCGCCGTCACTCGCCGGCGGCGCATGATCCTCCCCGTCGCCTGACGTCGGGAGCCGGCAGCGGAGCCGGCCCGGCCTGCGCGGCCGGCCGAAGATCCGGGCGGCCAAGGCGGACACGGCGTCCCTCACCGCGACCCCGGCCGGCGCGGAGGACCCGGATCGCCATGGCCCGCTACGGCGTCACCTCGTCGACGACCTCGACCCCGACGGGGGCGACGCCCTTGGCCGCCGGGCGCCGGGTGCCAGCCTCCAGGCTCCGGCGCGCCAACCGTCCGCCCCGCGGAACAGGATCATCATGGCCGGGTCGGGACAACCCAAGGGGGTGA
- a CDS encoding ThiF family adenylyltransferase: MEGVLDGGGGEIARNAGPLPLEFSAARSIRVPWRLLDEEPQPDEYERVFGAVSPGTGTTGLIPLADSLRARIAAVACRTEITHGERGLSWILLVRTGSRRAFEHGRADQIHSGTARTLRAGLDDRRSRSPSAGVIAGKRIAIVGLGAVGAPVALDLARNGARSIAMADLDIVTPGNAVRWPLGESAWGRFKVDALADFIAANHAATRTAVARMPIGNLDFRTAEGEGGEFVAALNQADLVADCSTSFEVERLLARHAGSMGAPLISAYGTAAFTGGVVACFAPGGGCPNCLLHQYGSGAIARPSGERGDAHAVRLPGCADATFSGASHDLGELSMHAVRVAVRTLRAAPATSFVETLNFVGEDRRPAWRFDPFERHPACACG; encoded by the coding sequence GTGGAAGGGGTCCTGGACGGCGGCGGCGGCGAGATCGCCCGGAACGCCGGTCCGCTTCCCCTGGAGTTCTCCGCAGCGCGTTCGATCCGTGTCCCGTGGCGACTGCTCGACGAGGAACCCCAGCCGGACGAATACGAACGCGTGTTCGGCGCCGTGTCGCCCGGCACCGGCACGACAGGGCTGATCCCGCTCGCCGACAGTCTGCGCGCCCGCATCGCGGCCGTGGCGTGCAGGACCGAGATCACGCACGGCGAGCGCGGCCTGTCCTGGATCCTCCTGGTCCGCACGGGCAGCCGGCGGGCGTTCGAGCACGGCCGCGCGGACCAGATCCATTCCGGCACGGCCCGGACGTTGCGGGCGGGGTTGGACGACCGCCGCTCACGCTCCCCGTCCGCAGGCGTCATCGCGGGGAAGCGGATCGCGATCGTCGGCCTCGGCGCCGTCGGCGCCCCGGTCGCCCTCGACCTAGCGCGCAACGGGGCGCGTTCGATCGCGATGGCCGACTTGGACATCGTCACGCCGGGCAATGCCGTGCGCTGGCCGCTCGGCGAGTCGGCATGGGGACGCTTCAAGGTCGACGCCCTCGCCGACTTCATCGCGGCCAACCATGCGGCCACGCGGACGGCGGTCGCCCGAATGCCGATCGGCAACCTCGACTTCCGGACGGCCGAGGGGGAGGGGGGCGAGTTCGTCGCCGCCCTCAACCAGGCCGATCTCGTCGCCGACTGCAGCACCTCGTTCGAGGTCGAGCGGCTCCTCGCCCGACATGCCGGGAGCATGGGTGCGCCGCTGATTTCCGCCTACGGCACGGCGGCGTTCACCGGCGGCGTCGTGGCATGTTTCGCGCCCGGGGGTGGCTGCCCGAACTGCCTGCTCCACCAATACGGGTCCGGCGCCATCGCGCGGCCGTCCGGCGAGCGGGGGGACGCGCACGCGGTTCGGTTGCCCGGTTGCGCCGACGCGACCTTCTCCGGAGCCTCGCACGACCTGGGCGAGCTGTCGATGCACGCGGTGCGCGTCGCGGTCCGAACCCTCCGCGCGGCGCCGGCGACGTCGTTCGTCGAGACATTGAACTTCGTCGGCGAGGACCGGAGGCCCGCCTGGCGCTTCGATCCATTCGAACGCCATCCGGCCTGCGCCTGCGGTTGA
- a CDS encoding transcriptional regulator produces MAEPERRVWARNVRYEFMEWKLFWEGQLNRSDLEAAFDISTPQASVDLKNYRGLAEGNVEYDSTAKSFVPGAAIRPRFLVPSADRLLLQLRALMSGALPRDVVWFKTLPAIDMAPDVARHVDPECLRLILGAMRSRSALRIRYQSLTNSRWRVIAPHALAFDGARWHVRAWACDHKDFRDFVLSRIDEFGGAEAASYEPADDVEWHTTITLRVLPHPGLTDDQRRAIERDYGMVDGAREVEVRLSMAFYFIKRHNLDLIDLPPERVQLRLENLAEVGLRVAAAKEETRRRVIPSGGGGPADGLSHAADPWDSSPA; encoded by the coding sequence ATGGCCGAGCCGGAGCGGCGCGTCTGGGCGAGGAACGTCCGATACGAGTTCATGGAATGGAAGCTGTTCTGGGAAGGGCAGCTCAACCGCAGCGACCTGGAGGCGGCCTTCGACATCTCGACGCCGCAGGCCTCGGTCGACCTCAAGAATTACCGCGGCCTGGCGGAGGGCAACGTCGAGTACGACTCCACGGCGAAGTCGTTCGTGCCCGGCGCCGCGATCCGGCCCCGGTTCCTCGTGCCGTCGGCGGACAGGCTCCTGCTGCAGCTCCGGGCGCTGATGTCCGGGGCCCTCCCCCGGGACGTCGTGTGGTTCAAGACCTTGCCGGCGATCGACATGGCGCCGGACGTCGCGAGGCACGTGGATCCGGAGTGCCTCCGGCTGATCCTCGGCGCGATGCGGTCGCGCAGCGCCCTGCGGATCCGCTACCAGTCGCTGACGAACTCGCGTTGGCGGGTCATCGCGCCGCACGCGCTCGCCTTCGACGGTGCGCGGTGGCACGTGCGCGCCTGGGCTTGCGACCACAAGGATTTCCGGGACTTCGTCCTGAGCCGGATCGACGAGTTCGGGGGGGCGGAGGCCGCCAGCTACGAGCCCGCCGACGACGTCGAGTGGCACACGACGATCACCTTGAGGGTGCTGCCGCATCCCGGGCTGACGGACGACCAGCGCCGGGCGATCGAGCGCGACTACGGGATGGTCGACGGCGCCAGGGAGGTGGAGGTGCGTCTGTCGATGGCCTTCTACTTCATCAAGCGCCACAACCTGGACCTGATCGACCTGCCGCCGGAGCGGGTCCAGTTGCGCCTGGAAAACCTCGCCGAGGTCGGCCTGCGGGTCGCCGCGGCGAAGGAGGAGACCCGCAGGCGGGTCATCCCGTCCGGCGGCGGCGGTCCCGCAGACGGTTTGAGCCATGCCGCGGACCCGTGGGATTCAAGCCCGGCATGA
- a CDS encoding HAD-IC family P-type ATPase, with protein MEITTVGIHLAKSIFQVHAVDAADSVAAACAGAIMLTGDNARTAQAVASALGIGARAELLPEDELRIVRELQGAGAVVAKVGDDINDAPALAAADVGIAWVAARTSRRRPPMPRSCTDGPRTWPAWSRSPVRRSATSGRISPSA; from the coding sequence ATGGAGATCACCACTGTCGGCATCCATCTGGCCAAGAGCATCTTTCAGGTTCATGCCGTCGATGCAGCTGACAGCGTCGCGGCCGCGTGCGCAGGCGCCATCATGCTGACCGGCGATAATGCCCGCACGGCCCAGGCCGTCGCCAGCGCGCTCGGCATCGGGGCCCGGGCCGAGCTCCTGCCGGAGGACGAGCTGCGCATCGTGCGCGAGCTCCAGGGCGCGGGCGCCGTCGTGGCGAAGGTCGGCGATGACATCAACGACGCCCCGGCGCTGGCGGCCGCCGATGTCGGGATCGCATGGGTGGCGGCACGGACGTCGCGTAGGAGACCACCGATGCCGCGATCCTGCACGGACGGGCCGCGGACGTGGCCCGCATGGTCGCGCTCGCCCGTTAGACGCTCGGCAACATCCGGGCGGATATCGCCATCGGCCTGA
- a CDS encoding PAS domain S-box protein: MLFSAVDKTGLPMILTDPNQDDDPIVFTNRAFLDLTDYGIDEVVGRNCRFLQGPATEPNHVDEIRAALRDNRDLTIEITNHRRDGTPFVNALFIGPVFDGEGRLRYRFGSQIDVTEAHRNRRRLAESEARQRAIFDSASEMAIVVTDAAGKVTDWNVGAERILGWNAEEMRGQTIERIFTPEDRATGRAREEMALVLDEGHAEDMRWHLRKDGGRFYAVGDMTSLRGLDGTHQGFVKAFSDRTQERNAATKEQADAEFMRSVLASSADCIKVLDLDGGLTFMSEGGRKVMEVSDFNHIKGCPWPSFWQGRGNADALAALAAARDGRIGHFQGRADTFLGNAKWWDVQVTPIFGPDGRPERILSVSRDITERRSFEERLATSEAHWRGLFERLSEGFVVGEVVRDTTGRITDWRYVDVNSAWGRLVGIAPADVVGRTVREVIPGVEDAWVDEFADVVETGEPVTFVRQVGTLARWYEGRAFPLGSGRFGVIFMEVTERVQADARRSGLLEFGERLRSAIGTDAIAMAASAILGRVLGVGRVGYGTVGPDGEGFVVEEDWTAPDFPTLAGRYRMDDYGLYAEDLRQGRTVVIGDVREDPRTAASAATLEAVSARTLVNVPIAEKGRTVAVLYVNDDRPRSWGEPEVAFIRQIAELTRQAVERRRAEERQDLLNHELSHRLKNTMAMVVSIAHQTLRSVSERGPVEAFEKRIQALASAHDLLLRKDWTAADLRSVCREVLGTAAEARRFTLDGPDVALGPSAALSASLLLHELATNAAKYGSLSGEEGEVKVRWWIDGDAGEPGLVLRWREHGGPPVVAPTRRGFGSRLIRTGLVGTGEVDVTYHTEGLVAAMRAPLVEVQRL, encoded by the coding sequence GTGCTGTTCTCCGCCGTCGACAAGACCGGCCTGCCGATGATCCTCACGGATCCCAACCAGGACGACGACCCCATCGTCTTCACCAACCGCGCCTTCCTCGACCTCACGGATTACGGGATCGACGAGGTCGTCGGTCGCAACTGCCGGTTCCTCCAGGGTCCGGCCACCGAGCCCAACCACGTCGACGAGATCCGCGCGGCGTTGCGCGACAACCGCGACCTCACCATCGAGATCACCAACCATCGCCGGGACGGCACGCCCTTCGTCAACGCCCTGTTCATCGGACCCGTCTTCGACGGCGAGGGCCGCCTGCGCTACCGCTTCGGCAGCCAGATCGACGTCACCGAGGCGCACCGCAACCGGCGCCGTCTCGCCGAGAGCGAGGCGCGCCAGCGCGCGATCTTCGACAGTGCGAGCGAGATGGCCATCGTCGTCACGGATGCCGCGGGCAAGGTGACCGACTGGAACGTCGGGGCGGAACGCATCCTGGGCTGGAATGCCGAAGAGATGCGCGGGCAGACCATCGAGCGGATCTTCACGCCCGAGGATAGGGCGACGGGTCGAGCCCGGGAAGAGATGGCTCTCGTCCTCGACGAGGGGCATGCCGAGGACATGCGCTGGCATCTGCGCAAGGACGGCGGCCGGTTCTACGCGGTCGGCGACATGACCTCGCTGCGGGGGCTCGACGGGACGCACCAGGGTTTCGTCAAGGCGTTCAGCGACCGCACGCAGGAGCGCAACGCCGCCACGAAGGAACAGGCCGACGCCGAGTTCATGCGCAGCGTCCTGGCGTCGTCCGCCGACTGCATCAAGGTGCTCGACCTCGACGGCGGCCTGACCTTCATGAGCGAGGGCGGCCGGAAGGTGATGGAGGTCAGCGACTTCAATCACATCAAGGGCTGCCCATGGCCGAGCTTCTGGCAGGGCCGGGGGAACGCCGATGCGCTCGCGGCGCTGGCAGCGGCCCGGGACGGGCGGATCGGTCACTTCCAGGGGCGCGCGGACACCTTCCTCGGTAACGCCAAGTGGTGGGACGTCCAGGTGACGCCGATCTTCGGCCCCGACGGGCGGCCGGAGCGGATCCTGTCCGTGTCGCGCGACATCACCGAGCGGCGGTCGTTCGAGGAGCGCCTCGCGACGAGCGAGGCCCATTGGCGCGGCCTGTTCGAGCGCCTGAGCGAAGGCTTCGTCGTCGGTGAGGTCGTGCGCGACACGACCGGGCGCATCACGGATTGGCGCTATGTCGACGTCAACTCCGCCTGGGGCCGTCTCGTCGGCATCGCCCCGGCCGACGTCGTCGGCCGCACGGTCCGCGAGGTGATCCCCGGCGTGGAGGACGCCTGGGTCGACGAGTTCGCCGACGTGGTCGAGACCGGGGAGCCCGTAACGTTCGTCCGGCAGGTCGGCACCCTGGCGCGGTGGTACGAGGGCCGGGCCTTCCCGCTCGGGAGCGGGCGCTTCGGCGTGATCTTCATGGAGGTGACGGAGCGAGTGCAGGCCGATGCCCGGCGCAGCGGCCTCCTGGAGTTCGGGGAGCGGCTGCGGAGCGCCATCGGCACCGACGCGATCGCGATGGCGGCCTCCGCCATCCTCGGGCGTGTGCTCGGAGTCGGTCGGGTGGGCTACGGCACCGTCGGCCCCGACGGCGAGGGCTTCGTGGTCGAGGAGGACTGGACCGCTCCCGACTTCCCGACGCTCGCCGGCCGCTACCGCATGGACGATTACGGCCTCTACGCCGAGGACCTCCGGCAGGGGCGGACGGTCGTCATCGGCGACGTGCGCGAGGACCCGCGAACCGCCGCTTCCGCCGCGACCTTGGAGGCGGTCTCCGCGCGAACGCTGGTCAACGTGCCCATCGCCGAGAAGGGCCGGACGGTGGCGGTGCTGTACGTGAACGACGACCGTCCGCGCTCCTGGGGGGAACCGGAGGTCGCGTTCATCCGCCAGATCGCAGAGCTGACCCGCCAGGCCGTCGAGCGGCGGCGCGCGGAAGAGCGGCAGGACCTGCTGAACCACGAACTCTCCCACCGCCTCAAGAACACGATGGCGATGGTCGTGAGCATCGCGCACCAGACGCTGCGCTCCGTGTCGGAGCGCGGACCGGTCGAGGCTTTCGAGAAGCGCATCCAGGCGCTGGCCTCGGCCCACGACCTGTTGCTGCGCAAGGACTGGACGGCCGCCGACCTGCGAAGCGTCTGCCGGGAGGTTCTGGGCACCGCGGCCGAGGCGCGCCGCTTCACGCTCGATGGCCCCGACGTGGCGCTCGGCCCCAGTGCCGCGCTGTCGGCGTCGCTGCTCCTCCATGAACTGGCGACCAACGCGGCCAAGTACGGCAGCTTGTCCGGCGAGGAGGGCGAGGTCAAGGTGCGGTGGTGGATCGACGGCGATGCGGGAGAGCCGGGGTTGGTGCTGCGGTGGCGCGAGCACGGCGGCCCTCCCGTGGTGGCCCCGACGCGGCGCGGCTTCGGATCGCGCCTGATCCGGACCGGCCTGGTGGGAACGGGCGAGGTCGACGTGACCTATCATACCGAGGGGCTCGTGGCGGCGATGCGTGCGCCGCTGGTCGAGGTGCAGCGTCTATGA
- a CDS encoding response regulator codes for MTARQPDGANPKPVVLVLQDEPILAGIMRDFAEEAGCEAVVVRTAEAAVRTLEGRTDIRVVFADLDVRGSTTGLKLVAMIRDRWPPIELVLTGALAPDLDAIPARGVFCDKPFRENKVISAIRGFAA; via the coding sequence ATGACAGCGAGACAGCCGGACGGAGCGAACCCGAAGCCGGTCGTGCTGGTGCTCCAGGACGAGCCGATCCTGGCGGGGATCATGAGGGACTTCGCCGAGGAGGCGGGATGCGAGGCCGTCGTTGTCCGCACCGCCGAGGCGGCGGTCCGCACCCTGGAGGGGCGGACGGACATCCGGGTCGTGTTCGCGGACCTCGACGTTCGCGGCTCGACCACGGGGCTGAAGCTGGTGGCGATGATCCGCGACCGGTGGCCGCCCATCGAGCTGGTCCTGACGGGCGCCCTGGCACCGGACCTCGACGCCATCCCGGCGCGGGGCGTGTTCTGCGACAAGCCCTTTCGGGAGAACAAGGTCATCTCCGCCATCCGTGGCTTCGCCGCCTGA